In Morganella morganii, the following are encoded in one genomic region:
- the uraA gene encoding uracil permease: protein MTRRVIEVDERPPLLVTIPLSLQHLFAMFGATVLVPILFQVNPATILLFNGIGTLLYLFICKGKIPAYLGSSFAFISPVLILLPLGYELALGGFIICGLLFMLVAGIVKIAGRGWINVLFPPAAMGAIVAVIGLELAGTAAGMAGLKIADGASPDSTTLIISLTTLGVTILGSVVFRGFLAIIPILIGVLTGYALAFFMGAVDLTPVSEAPWFALPTFYTPRFEWFAILTILPAALVVIAEHVGHLVVTANIVKRDLMKDPGLHRSMFANGFSTVLSGFFGSTPNTTYGENIGVMAITKVYSSWVIGGAAVLAILLSCVGKLAAAIAAVPVPVMGGVSLLLYGVIGASGIRVLIDSKVDYNKPQNLILTAVILIIGVSGATIHIGAAELKGMALATVVGIGLALVFRLVNIIRPEERVVDVNLDEVKKD from the coding sequence ATGACGCGCCGCGTTATTGAAGTCGATGAACGCCCACCACTGCTGGTCACCATTCCGTTAAGTTTACAGCACCTGTTTGCGATGTTCGGTGCTACCGTTCTGGTGCCGATCCTGTTTCAGGTAAACCCGGCCACGATCCTGTTATTTAACGGTATCGGGACGCTGCTGTATCTGTTTATCTGTAAAGGAAAAATCCCGGCGTACCTGGGCTCAAGCTTTGCCTTTATTTCACCGGTGCTGATTTTACTGCCGCTCGGGTATGAACTCGCTCTCGGCGGGTTTATCATCTGCGGGCTGTTATTTATGCTGGTGGCGGGGATTGTCAAAATCGCCGGACGCGGCTGGATCAACGTGCTGTTCCCGCCTGCGGCCATGGGTGCGATTGTGGCGGTCATCGGTCTTGAACTGGCAGGAACCGCTGCCGGTATGGCCGGGCTGAAAATCGCGGATGGTGCGTCTCCGGACAGCACCACGCTGATTATCTCCCTGACCACTCTCGGGGTGACGATTCTCGGCTCTGTGGTGTTCCGCGGCTTCCTGGCGATTATTCCGATCCTTATCGGAGTACTGACCGGGTATGCGCTGGCCTTCTTTATGGGCGCGGTGGATTTGACCCCGGTAAGTGAAGCTCCGTGGTTTGCACTGCCGACGTTCTACACACCGCGTTTTGAGTGGTTCGCTATTCTGACCATCTTACCGGCCGCGCTGGTGGTGATTGCCGAACACGTCGGTCACCTGGTGGTCACGGCGAATATTGTCAAACGTGATTTGATGAAAGACCCGGGTCTGCACCGTTCGATGTTTGCCAACGGCTTCTCGACCGTACTGTCCGGCTTCTTCGGCTCCACACCGAACACCACCTACGGCGAAAACATCGGCGTTATGGCCATCACCAAAGTGTACAGCTCCTGGGTTATCGGCGGGGCAGCGGTACTGGCGATTCTGCTCTCCTGTGTCGGTAAACTGGCGGCAGCCATTGCTGCTGTGCCGGTGCCGGTGATGGGCGGGGTATCACTGCTGCTGTACGGGGTTATCGGTGCATCCGGTATCCGCGTGCTGATTGATTCCAAAGTGGATTACAACAAGCCGCAGAACCTGATTCTGACGGCGGTTATCCTGATTATCGGTGTCAGTGGTGCGACCATTCATATCGGTGCGGCTGAACTGAAAGGGATGGCACTGGCAACGGTTGTCGGCATTGGTCTGGCACTGGTGTTCCGTCTGGTGAATATTATCCGTCCGGAAGAGCGGGTGGTGGATGTGAATCTGGATGAAGTGAAGAAAGACTGA
- the hda gene encoding DnaA inactivator Hda: protein MAEVTLNTPSQLSLPLSLPDDETFNSFYAGENASLLSAIQAAINQPHGSYLYFWSRDGGGKSHLLHAACAEVSSKDRAVGYVPLDKRAWFVPDVLEGMEHLSLVCIDNVQCIAGDEEWEMALFNLYNRILETGKTCLLITGDRPPRQIPLQLPDLASRLDWGQIYKLHPLSDDEKIQALQLRAKLRGFELPEDVGRFILKRLDRQMRTLFDMLDRLDHASIVAQRKLTIPFVKDILRL, encoded by the coding sequence TTGGCCGAGGTAACTCTGAACACGCCATCTCAGCTGTCATTACCGCTCTCTCTCCCTGATGATGAGACTTTCAACAGTTTCTACGCAGGGGAAAACGCATCCCTGTTATCCGCTATTCAGGCGGCTATCAATCAGCCGCACGGCAGTTATCTCTATTTCTGGTCCCGTGACGGCGGCGGTAAAAGTCATCTGCTGCATGCGGCCTGTGCCGAAGTCTCTTCCAAAGACCGGGCGGTCGGCTATGTGCCGCTGGATAAGCGCGCCTGGTTTGTGCCGGATGTGCTGGAAGGTATGGAGCATCTGTCGCTGGTCTGTATTGATAATGTGCAGTGTATTGCGGGGGATGAAGAGTGGGAAATGGCGCTGTTTAATCTCTATAACCGTATTCTGGAGACCGGCAAGACCTGTCTGCTGATCACCGGGGACAGACCACCACGTCAGATCCCGCTGCAGTTACCGGATCTCGCTTCCCGTCTTGACTGGGGGCAGATTTACAAACTTCATCCGCTTAGTGATGACGAAAAAATTCAGGCACTGCAACTGCGGGCAAAGCTGCGCGGGTTTGAGCTGCCGGAAGATGTCGGGCGCTTTATCTTAAAACGCCTCGACCGTCAGATGCGCACACTGTTTGATATGCTCGACAGGCTTGATCACGCCTCGATTGTTGCCCAGCGCAAACTGACCATTCCGTTTGTCAAAGATATCCTGCGGCTGTGA
- a CDS encoding dual specificity protein phosphatase family protein, with amino-acid sequence MSDAALPLPASRRKRWGFALLWLLFLAPFFFLTYGQVNTYTASLPSVPSFAFSWETHIPFLPWTIIPYWSIDLFYGLSLFICTSLREQCIHGLRLAVASLTACAGFLIFPLKFSFLRPQTDGTAGWMFDQLEMFDLPFNQAPSLHIILLWLLWLRFRAHTPQKWQWLLHLWSILILVSVLTTWQHHFIDVITGAATGVVISYLLPVSTRWQWAPHRIRRGYQLAGRYAVISLVLITAAVVIGGQGWWLLWPGLAFLCITAGYLGAGASVFQKDSAGRISPSAALLLLPYRIAAQISYYWYAKRCRHTSVVNEHIALGGYPAAPLTAAAVLDMTGEFPRSRYTAELAYHCQPQLDLFPLTEMQIETAVNNLSRLAQSGQVYVHCKLGYTRSTTVVIAWLIRAGLADNVEQALAAARQARPQIVLREQTIAALTRWAARYGKNDE; translated from the coding sequence ATGTCTGATGCCGCACTGCCGCTGCCCGCTTCCCGCCGTAAACGGTGGGGATTTGCCCTGCTCTGGCTGCTGTTTCTGGCACCTTTCTTTTTTCTGACTTACGGACAGGTCAATACCTATACCGCTTCGCTGCCGTCAGTCCCTTCTTTTGCGTTCAGCTGGGAAACACATATTCCGTTTCTGCCGTGGACAATTATTCCGTACTGGAGCATCGATCTCTTCTACGGATTATCCCTGTTTATCTGCACCTCTCTGCGCGAACAGTGTATTCACGGGCTTCGGCTGGCAGTTGCGTCACTGACAGCCTGCGCCGGGTTCCTGATCTTTCCGCTGAAATTCAGTTTTCTCCGTCCGCAGACAGACGGTACCGCAGGCTGGATGTTTGACCAGCTGGAGATGTTTGATCTGCCGTTTAACCAGGCCCCTTCTCTGCATATCATTCTGCTGTGGCTGCTGTGGCTGCGCTTCCGGGCGCACACACCGCAGAAATGGCAATGGCTTCTGCACCTGTGGTCAATTCTGATCTTAGTTTCTGTACTGACAACCTGGCAGCACCATTTTATTGATGTGATCACCGGTGCCGCCACCGGTGTGGTGATAAGCTATCTGCTGCCGGTAAGTACACGCTGGCAGTGGGCCCCGCACCGTATCCGCCGCGGCTATCAGCTGGCCGGACGGTACGCCGTTATTTCGCTGGTGCTGATAACAGCGGCTGTCGTGATAGGTGGTCAGGGCTGGTGGCTGCTGTGGCCGGGGCTGGCATTTTTATGCATCACGGCGGGTTATCTCGGGGCCGGCGCATCAGTGTTTCAGAAGGACAGCGCCGGGCGCATTTCACCCTCTGCCGCACTCCTGCTGCTGCCATACCGGATTGCGGCGCAAATCAGCTATTACTGGTATGCAAAACGGTGCCGTCACACCAGTGTGGTCAATGAGCATATCGCGCTGGGTGGTTATCCTGCCGCACCACTGACGGCTGCCGCCGTACTGGATATGACAGGGGAATTTCCCCGCAGCCGCTATACCGCCGAGCTGGCTTATCACTGTCAGCCGCAGCTGGATCTGTTTCCGCTGACAGAGATGCAGATTGAAACGGCGGTGAACAATCTCAGCCGCCTGGCGCAATCCGGTCAGGTTTATGTACACTGTAAACTGGGTTACACCCGCAGTACGACTGTGGTGATCGCCTGGCTGATACGCGCCGGGCTGGCAGACAATGTGGAACAGGCGCTGGCGGCTGCCAGACAGGCCCGGCCGCAGATTGTCCTGCGGGAACAGACAATTGCCGCCCTGACCCGCTGGGCAGCCCGTTACGGAAAAAACGATGAATAA
- a CDS encoding bifunctional alpha/beta hydrolase/class I SAM-dependent methyltransferase — MSVSSDYPTQRESIESHFTTSDQQRLFFRYWPSATAEKKAIVLFHRGHEHSGRVAHLADELALPDFAVFAWDARGHGRNDGPRGYSPSMGTSISDINEFINFISSEYEIPIENMVVLGQSVGAVTLTGWVHDFAPKIRGLVLASPAFKVKLYVPFARSGLALMQKIRGLFYVNSYVKAKYLTHDPVRIASFERDPLITRPIAVNILLELYKTADRLVADAAAITVPTQLFISGSDHVVHRKPQNQFYARLNTPYKEKHILPGFYHDTLGEKDRHIPLAEIRRFVTTLFEQPRYQHDYRFEDVCSAGADAYRELQVPLPDYCPKNLGYKLLSKAMSTLGKASEGVSIGYDKGFDSGSTLDYVYRNQAQGKGIFGRIVDRQYLNSIGWQGIRQRKVNIEKILRRTIRALQEEGQPVRIMDIAAGQGRYLFDAINDYSRIESVLMRDYSTINVEQGRLQIKERFLEDKIRFEEGNAFDTADLAAVTPKPTLGVVSGLYELFPENHLLRDSLAGLAQAIESGGYLVYTCQPWHPQVEMIARVLPSHQGGKAWVMRCRSQGEMDALVDEAGFEKLDQLIDNWGIFSVSVARRR; from the coding sequence ATGAGTGTATCTTCTGATTATCCGACTCAGCGTGAATCCATTGAATCTCACTTTACCACCAGTGACCAGCAGCGGTTATTCTTCCGTTACTGGCCTTCCGCAACCGCAGAAAAGAAAGCCATTGTGCTGTTTCACCGGGGTCATGAGCACTCCGGACGTGTGGCACATCTTGCGGATGAGCTGGCGTTACCTGATTTCGCGGTATTTGCCTGGGATGCCAGAGGTCACGGCCGCAATGACGGGCCCAGAGGCTACAGCCCGTCGATGGGCACATCTATCAGCGACATCAATGAATTTATTAACTTCATTTCATCTGAGTATGAAATTCCTATCGAGAACATGGTCGTGCTCGGACAAAGTGTCGGCGCAGTCACCCTGACCGGCTGGGTGCATGATTTCGCACCGAAGATCCGGGGTCTGGTACTGGCTTCTCCGGCCTTTAAAGTCAAACTCTATGTGCCGTTTGCCCGCAGCGGACTGGCGCTGATGCAGAAAATTCGCGGGCTGTTTTATGTTAATTCCTACGTTAAAGCCAAATATCTCACCCACGACCCGGTACGTATCGCCTCATTTGAGCGGGATCCGCTGATCACCCGGCCGATTGCCGTCAATATCCTGCTGGAACTCTACAAAACCGCTGACCGCCTGGTGGCGGATGCTGCCGCGATAACAGTGCCGACTCAGCTGTTTATCTCCGGCAGTGACCACGTAGTGCACCGTAAGCCGCAGAATCAGTTCTATGCGCGGCTTAACACCCCGTATAAAGAAAAACATATTCTGCCGGGGTTCTATCACGACACCCTGGGCGAAAAAGATCGTCATATCCCGCTGGCGGAAATCCGCCGCTTTGTCACCACCCTGTTTGAACAGCCGCGCTATCAGCACGATTACCGGTTTGAGGATGTGTGCAGCGCCGGTGCCGATGCTTATCGTGAATTGCAGGTTCCGCTGCCGGATTACTGCCCGAAAAATCTCGGTTATAAACTGCTCAGCAAAGCGATGTCCACCCTCGGCAAAGCCTCGGAAGGCGTCAGTATCGGCTACGATAAAGGCTTTGATTCCGGATCCACCCTCGATTATGTCTACCGTAACCAGGCTCAGGGCAAAGGCATTTTCGGCCGCATTGTTGACCGCCAGTATCTCAACAGTATCGGCTGGCAGGGGATCCGCCAACGCAAAGTGAATATTGAGAAAATTCTGCGCCGCACCATCCGGGCATTGCAGGAAGAGGGTCAGCCGGTGCGGATCATGGATATCGCTGCCGGTCAGGGCCGCTATCTCTTTGATGCAATTAATGATTACAGCCGGATAGAATCTGTTCTGATGCGCGATTACAGCACCATCAATGTGGAACAGGGTCGTTTACAGATCAAAGAGCGCTTCCTGGAAGACAAAATCCGTTTTGAAGAGGGCAATGCCTTTGATACCGCCGATCTGGCGGCGGTCACCCCGAAACCGACCCTCGGTGTGGTGAGCGGGTTATATGAACTGTTCCCGGAAAACCATCTGCTGCGCGATTCCCTTGCCGGGCTGGCGCAGGCGATTGAAAGCGGCGGTTATCTTGTCTACACCTGTCAGCCGTGGCACCCGCAGGTAGAAATGATAGCCCGCGTTCTGCCGAGCCATCAGGGCGGAAAAGCCTGGGTGATGCGCTGCCGCAGCCAGGGGGAAATGGATGCGCTGGTGGATGAGGCCGGATTTGAAAAACTGGATCAGCTCATTGATAACTGGGGTATTTTCAGTGTCTCAGTCGCCAGACGCCGCTGA
- a CDS encoding CDP-alcohol phosphatidyltransferase family protein, producing the protein MTIYDLKPKFQNLLRPVVIRLFNAGITANQVTLAAMFLSLLTGFILILFPDPRLFLLLPPVLFIRMALNAIDGMLAREHHQKSRFGAILNELGDVVSDTILYFPFVLLFPGAAIWILLTLFLSVLTEFIGVLAQTIGASRRYDGPAGKSDRAFLFGALGLWAAVFPASLDSALFPVLFAVFAALLFLTCYHRIRRALQESAQQSASQKD; encoded by the coding sequence ATGACCATTTATGATCTAAAACCGAAGTTTCAGAACTTGCTGCGTCCCGTGGTAATCCGCCTGTTTAATGCCGGAATCACGGCCAACCAGGTCACGCTGGCGGCGATGTTCCTTTCCCTGCTTACCGGTTTTATCCTGATCCTGTTTCCCGATCCGCGCCTGTTTCTGCTTCTGCCGCCGGTGCTGTTTATCCGGATGGCGCTCAATGCCATTGACGGCATGCTGGCCCGCGAACATCACCAGAAAAGCCGCTTCGGCGCGATCCTCAATGAACTGGGCGATGTGGTATCCGATACGATTCTTTATTTCCCGTTTGTCCTGCTGTTTCCGGGAGCAGCCATCTGGATACTGCTGACCCTGTTTCTCTCTGTACTGACTGAATTTATTGGTGTACTGGCACAAACTATCGGGGCATCACGCCGCTATGACGGCCCTGCCGGAAAAAGTGACCGCGCCTTTCTGTTCGGCGCACTGGGTCTGTGGGCGGCGGTTTTTCCCGCATCCCTTGACTCCGCACTGTTTCCGGTGCTGTTTGCGGTCTTTGCCGCCCTGCTGTTTCTTACCTGTTATCACCGTATCCGGCGTGCGTTGCAGGAATCTGCGCAACAAAGCGCATCTCAAAAGGACTGA
- a CDS encoding filamentous hemagglutinin N-terminal domain-containing protein — protein sequence MKKTLTALSFISVALFSAAVAAGPGSTEYTYRNGDKIRVASPEAETSLFKDKSGKPVLVITSPDNRGISHNIFTDYNVGKQGLVIHNKENAKTIINEVLGNNKTHLRGNTFVAGGKASLVIVNPNGVICQDCSSTNTSLYSHRETLPVVINAAKNNEVIFDVRKPLHASERLTGISHNISVNSPR from the coding sequence ATGAAAAAAACATTAACGGCGTTATCATTCATTTCCGTTGCATTATTCTCTGCTGCTGTTGCCGCCGGACCGGGAAGCACAGAATATACCTACCGTAACGGCGATAAAATCCGGGTAGCCAGTCCGGAAGCGGAAACATCGCTGTTTAAAGATAAATCAGGGAAACCGGTTTTGGTGATTACATCACCGGATAACCGCGGGATCTCGCATAATATTTTTACTGACTATAATGTCGGCAAGCAAGGCCTCGTCATTCATAATAAAGAAAATGCCAAAACCATTATTAATGAAGTGCTCGGCAACAATAAAACCCACCTGCGCGGTAATACCTTTGTCGCCGGCGGCAAGGCCAGTCTGGTGATTGTTAACCCGAATGGTGTGATCTGTCAGGATTGCAGCTCAACCAATACCTCACTCTATTCTCACCGCGAAACACTGCCGGTGGTTATCAATGCTGCAAAAAATAATGAGGTCATTTTTGATGTCCGCAAACCGCTGCATGCATCAGAACGTCTGACCGGCATCAGTCATAATATTTCCGTAAATTCACCGCGCTGA
- a CDS encoding DUF637 domain-containing protein → MCFINKMKKLFIILFSVFPCYIYASEITPANNRLKVNVKRDITIIDISRPDGNGLSHNQYSKFNVSEVGVVLNNGTEDSQSYLAGEIEGNINLRGSSASLIINEVISDGLSDFSGAMEVSGNPASVIIANPNGITCDGCHFINTPDITLATGNVNFNPENKFSSLNVRNGTITINKKGMDTYAQKNTNLISADTKINGKINTKNLFIINGTNKINYQDGIQESISGFMGNQSSSVNMTEEGGISAEKIRIINTSSDGNVQLNNIESVNNGISVTAKKAVLLSGNITSKERIRVIADNIIIKDKEKVASGRDTTLISNDILNAGEVISKGNVRIFSDVVNNQGHEAIIQAEENLWIQKNPEGDFSRSIVNKSALLKSERGNLIIKAKTLTNVSNSEPVEFFKLPAKSTEVRSVGNQLRYLPVWRRDGLLIVYPELKDFKYEKWFDEIDFLTNDSVNVEKYAVRYKSDYEPAYMDSGKNLYVNANRFDNNDSFLSARENIILTGKDINIKNHEQGILKLWERYQPEDINSEWLHFSVEPDTIPPGVMVNDIKIPFQKKDEFYTWISHGMPDSPSVSSENLIIDYRDTINIESRLPEKLYPVNEIVRDSFSHHLAAENILLNSSSIDLKSKIGAINNLNVQAKEKIYSRESTLVAGKSLSLTADSIELENTNIKSGELSLIAKKGDVIYSTGIRPVFTSDISALPLLHAPGGIYADAGGDITFKNIAFTLNSHVDLSSRKNILIDFDPKTISGISTKKADYEIKSLSDKFQEWTLSDYITLNAGSDIAINGTDISSKNYIGFYSGGNIDITFDKKWEGRSDIYARYLRPKIRIHSERNFIINSAGDVNLLNAGLHADKSLLLFSGGEFNLTGIPYSAIRYSYDDYIDNRYVSSYLTAKKNITLVAKGDVNLHAAILSSDDYIYIRNSGNIQLGSEKIHYRQKRRDYLEDTYRHVSTLVKSKNKLTLLSEGSVLFQGAELISDGVMDISAKGGYLYAQAMEETSHYEDKKKKCNRWTFCITKKEVTKVKHEVKNKTTEFTSKEDINLIALDDITLEAAKISAAKNARLKSISGKINFKAVNDSLYEQTVSHSRGFYITRRDQGHSLSRWRLPQIYYGGNLSVDAAKGITADSKTFSIPEFKESAMMLSSHTGTGWLKELITRDDVQWNRVADAYQRWDYKEQHLNQVASAVLAVAVTAATSGSGLAAWAGSTASSAATGTAAAVISGAAHSGMIALTTQAAVALAENKGNLSETFKSLGRSESVKSVIGQMVVGGAFNGLDKSMGWQNGNPAQSRIPLLSDGDWHKVAQRVSAQSVISSAVGSAVSETSFRENFINALLSNTGSQFNAEGAKLIGDHGEILTEPGKAITHAAVAAVRAELTNRSVREAVTGGAGSVGSRYYIRRFFRSDSAGT, encoded by the coding sequence ATGTGCTTTATTAATAAGATGAAAAAATTATTTATTATATTATTTTCTGTTTTTCCCTGTTATATATATGCATCAGAAATAACTCCGGCTAATAACCGTTTAAAAGTAAATGTCAAAAGAGATATAACTATTATTGACATTTCAAGGCCGGATGGAAATGGATTGTCACATAATCAATACAGTAAGTTTAATGTTTCTGAAGTCGGCGTGGTATTAAATAACGGAACAGAAGACAGTCAATCTTATCTGGCAGGTGAAATAGAGGGAAACATAAATCTGCGGGGGAGTAGTGCCAGTTTAATTATTAATGAGGTAATCAGTGATGGTCTATCTGACTTTTCGGGGGCTATGGAGGTTTCCGGTAACCCGGCATCAGTTATTATTGCTAATCCCAATGGTATTACCTGTGATGGCTGTCATTTCATTAACACGCCAGATATTACACTTGCCACGGGGAATGTGAATTTTAATCCTGAAAATAAATTTTCATCTCTCAATGTAAGAAATGGAACAATCACGATAAATAAAAAAGGGATGGATACATATGCACAAAAAAATACTAATCTTATCAGTGCTGATACGAAAATAAATGGAAAGATAAATACAAAAAATCTTTTTATTATAAATGGTACAAATAAAATTAATTACCAGGATGGTATTCAGGAATCTATATCCGGTTTTATGGGGAATCAATCATCATCAGTAAATATGACTGAGGAAGGTGGGATTTCGGCTGAAAAAATTCGCATTATTAATACAAGTAGTGATGGCAATGTACAACTAAATAATATTGAGTCTGTTAATAATGGTATAAGTGTAACAGCAAAAAAAGCGGTATTATTATCGGGAAATATAACATCAAAAGAAAGAATAAGAGTAATAGCCGACAACATTATTATAAAAGATAAAGAAAAGGTTGCTTCCGGTCGTGATACTACTCTTATATCAAATGATATTTTAAATGCCGGAGAGGTTATATCAAAAGGTAATGTACGTATTTTTTCTGATGTTGTTAATAATCAGGGTCACGAAGCAATTATACAGGCAGAGGAAAATTTATGGATACAAAAAAATCCGGAAGGTGATTTTAGCAGGAGTATTGTTAATAAATCAGCGTTACTAAAGTCTGAACGTGGTAATTTAATTATAAAAGCGAAGACATTAACTAATGTCAGTAACTCTGAGCCTGTTGAGTTTTTTAAGCTTCCGGCTAAATCTACCGAAGTGCGCAGCGTCGGAAATCAGTTACGTTATTTGCCGGTGTGGCGGCGAGATGGATTACTGATTGTATATCCGGAATTAAAAGATTTTAAATATGAAAAATGGTTTGATGAAATAGATTTTTTAACTAATGACAGTGTTAATGTTGAAAAATATGCAGTGAGATATAAAAGTGATTATGAACCTGCCTATATGGATTCCGGTAAAAATTTATATGTAAATGCAAATCGTTTTGATAATAATGATTCGTTTTTATCTGCCAGAGAAAATATTATTTTAACCGGTAAAGATATCAATATTAAAAACCATGAACAGGGTATTTTAAAACTATGGGAAAGATATCAGCCGGAAGATATTAACAGTGAATGGCTGCATTTTTCTGTTGAGCCGGATACTATTCCTCCCGGGGTAATGGTTAATGATATTAAAATTCCCTTTCAGAAAAAGGATGAATTTTATACATGGATTAGCCATGGTATGCCTGATAGTCCATCTGTCAGTTCAGAAAATCTGATTATAGATTATAGAGATACTATTAACATAGAGAGCAGACTCCCTGAGAAACTCTATCCGGTAAATGAGATTGTCAGGGATAGTTTTAGTCATCATTTAGCTGCAGAAAATATATTGTTGAATTCTTCATCAATAGATTTGAAGTCAAAAATAGGTGCAATTAATAATTTAAATGTTCAGGCTAAAGAGAAAATTTATTCACGTGAAAGTACATTGGTAGCGGGTAAGTCATTATCATTAACAGCAGATAGTATTGAACTTGAAAATACCAATATAAAGTCCGGTGAGCTGTCTCTTATTGCAAAGAAAGGCGATGTAATATACTCAACAGGAATCAGGCCTGTATTTACATCTGACATTTCTGCGCTGCCTCTGTTACATGCACCTGGTGGCATCTATGCAGATGCAGGAGGTGATATTACATTCAAAAATATAGCATTCACATTAAATAGTCATGTGGATTTATCTTCCCGAAAAAATATACTGATTGATTTTGATCCGAAAACGATATCAGGAATATCCACAAAAAAGGCAGATTATGAAATAAAATCACTGTCAGATAAATTTCAGGAATGGACACTTTCAGATTATATCACCCTGAATGCCGGAAGTGATATTGCTATTAATGGTACAGATATTAGCAGCAAAAATTATATAGGTTTTTATTCCGGCGGAAATATAGATATTACCTTTGATAAAAAATGGGAAGGCCGTAGTGATATCTATGCAAGATATTTAAGGCCCAAAATACGCATTCATTCAGAAAGAAACTTTATTATTAACTCTGCCGGAGATGTAAATCTATTGAATGCAGGCCTGCATGCTGATAAATCTTTATTGTTGTTTTCTGGTGGGGAATTTAATCTGACAGGAATTCCCTATTCAGCAATAAGGTATTCTTATGATGATTACATTGATAATCGCTATGTAAGTTCTTATCTTACAGCAAAGAAAAATATCACATTAGTGGCGAAAGGTGATGTTAATCTGCATGCAGCAATACTCTCCTCTGATGATTATATATATATTCGTAATAGTGGAAATATTCAGTTGGGATCTGAAAAAATACACTATCGTCAGAAAAGACGTGATTATCTGGAAGATACATATCGCCATGTCAGTACACTGGTAAAAAGCAAGAACAAATTAACACTATTGTCTGAAGGCAGTGTTTTATTTCAGGGTGCTGAGCTTATTTCTGATGGTGTAATGGATATCTCGGCAAAGGGCGGGTATTTATATGCACAGGCAATGGAAGAAACGAGTCATTATGAAGATAAGAAAAAGAAATGTAATCGTTGGACATTCTGTATAACAAAAAAAGAAGTTACAAAGGTAAAGCATGAAGTAAAAAATAAAACGACAGAATTTACATCGAAAGAAGATATTAATTTAATCGCCCTGGATGATATCACACTTGAAGCTGCAAAAATTTCAGCAGCTAAAAATGCCAGGCTGAAAAGTATCTCAGGGAAAATTAATTTTAAAGCTGTTAACGACTCACTTTATGAGCAAACCGTCAGCCATTCCAGGGGGTTCTACATTACCCGCCGTGATCAGGGGCACTCGCTGAGCCGCTGGCGGTTACCGCAGATTTATTACGGCGGAAATTTATCTGTTGATGCAGCAAAAGGCATAACCGCAGACAGTAAAACATTCAGCATTCCTGAATTTAAAGAATCCGCAATGATGCTGAGCAGCCATACCGGAACCGGTTGGCTGAAAGAACTGATAACCCGCGATGATGTTCAGTGGAACCGGGTTGCTGATGCCTATCAGCGCTGGGACTATAAAGAGCAGCACCTTAATCAGGTAGCATCAGCTGTTCTGGCTGTTGCCGTCACCGCTGCGACATCGGGCTCCGGGCTGGCAGCGTGGGCGGGGAGTACCGCATCTTCCGCAGCCACAGGAACGGCTGCCGCTGTTATTTCCGGAGCCGCGCATTCCGGAATGATAGCACTGACAACACAGGCAGCGGTTGCACTGGCGGAGAATAAAGGCAATTTATCTGAAACATTTAAATCTCTGGGGCGCAGTGAAAGTGTTAAGTCTGTTATTGGTCAGATGGTTGTCGGAGGGGCGTTCAATGGTCTGGATAAATCGATGGGCTGGCAGAACGGAAATCCGGCACAATCGCGGATTCCGTTACTGAGTGACGGAGATTGGCACAAGGTTGCACAGCGCGTTTCCGCCCAGTCTGTAATCAGCTCAGCGGTGGGTTCGGCAGTATCAGAAACAAGCTTCAGGGAGAACTTTATTAATGCGCTTCTCAGTAACACGGGAAGTCAGTTTAATGCTGAAGGCGCAAAATTAATTGGTGACCACGGTGAAATATTAACGGAACCGGGCAAAGCAATTACGCATGCTGCGGTTGCCGCTGTCAGAGCCGAGCTGACCAACCGGAGTGTCAGGGAAGCGGTTACCGGGGGCGCTGGCAGCGTCGGCAGCCGGTATTATATTAGGCGATTCTTTAGATCAGACAGCGCAGGAACATGA